In Geotalea uraniireducens, the genomic window CCCGGCGCTGAAGCTCGACGCCTGGTATGTGCTGGCGGCCGACCTGTCCAACGAACTCGATGCCCGGCGGCTGGCCGCCATCATCAACCACCAGGGGCCGCCGATCCCGGCCCGGGTGCTGGCGAAGAGCGACGACTACCGGGTCCTCGCCGGCCCGTTTGCCGATGGCGAAGCGGCGCGCGAGGCGGTCAAGCGGTTGAAGATCGACTTGGAACTCGACGGCATCGTAATCGACCCGGCCGGGAAGTAGCCCGCTCATCCCGGGTGAGACAGGCGCCCGTCCCGGCGGCATCCTCAATGGAAAGGAGGTGATACCCGATGAAAAAAACTCTCGTACTGTTCTCGATGATGCTTGTTCTTCCTGCCACGCTGATTGGCTGTGCGACCTCCGGCGAACTGGAGAAAGTGCAGGCGGATCAGAGACTCCTTGATGCGAAAGTTCAGCAGGCAGTGCAGGACGCACAAGCAGCCAAGGCCGCCGCCGATGCGGCCAAAGTCAAGGCGGATGACGCCACAGCCCGCGCCGACAACGCCATCAAGGCGGCGGAGGAGCGGGAACGGATCGCCGATGAAAAGGCGAAACAGGCTGACCTGGCTTTTCAGAAATCGATGCGGAAGTAAGTTGTCTCCACGGGGGCTGCCGGCGTGACCGGCGGCCCCCGGTCAACGATGCTTCTCCCTCAGCGGTGAAGGGGAGGCGGGACGAAAGACCGGCAGCACGCGGCAGAGGATGAGGCAACGATGAGCGAAGTGGGAATGGCAGACAGATGGAATGGCTGGGGCGGGCGCCGTGCGCCGTTGGCGATCGGCATCGTTGCCGCGCTGCTCCTGCTGGCCGGCTGCGGGCACTTCAACGAAACCCGGCAGGCCAAGCCGACCTTTGCCGAGGCGGATCGCCTCTTTAACCAGGGGAGCTACCAGGAGTCGCTGGACAAATACCGGCAGATTGTCGGCGCCTGGCCGATGACCGGCGACCGGGCGCTGTTCGAGATGGGCATCGTCTACTCCTACCCGAAGAACGAGCGGAAGGATTACGAGCAGGCGCTCGCCTGCTTCCGGAAAGTCGTCGCCGAGTACCCGGCGAGCGATTACCGGGCGAACAGCGAGACGATGATCTTCTACCTCACCAACGCCCCGCTCAAGGATCGGACGATTGCCGCCCAGCAGACGCAGCTCGACACCCTCCGGCGCGAACTTGCCGGCAAGGATGACGAGCTTGCCGCCCTGCGGCAGAAGATCGCGGAACTCGAAAAGAACGTCTTTGCCTACGCGATCGAGAAGCCGGCGATCGACAAGATCGTGATCGAAAAGGGTGCCCGGCGGTTGATGCTCCTCTGTCGCGGGGAGGTGCTGAAGAGCTACCGGATCGCCCTGGGGGGGAACCCGGTCGGCCCAAAAGAGCGGCGGGGGGACAACAAGACTCCGGAAGGGACCTACGTCATCGACTCGCGCAACCACGACAGCCGCTATCACTGTGCGCTGCACATCTCCTACCCGAACGAGCGGGACAAAAAACGGGCCCGGGAACTCGGCGTCTCTCCCGGCGGCGACATCATGATCCACGGCGTCAAGAACGGCTACGAGTGGGTCGGCGACGCCCAGGCCGCCGCCGACTGGACGAAGGGGTGCATTGCCGTCACCGACCGGGAGATCGACGAGATCGACAAGCTGGTCGCCAATGGCACCGCGGTCGAGATCCGGCCGTAGCGGCCGGGCGAACCGCACCGCTTTTTCCTTTCCCCTGCCTGTCAGACCCTGCCCCTTCACTCCCCAGTCATATCTTATTGTTCATCGCTGCGCGCACAGCGGAAAAATTCATTTCCGACCGTTCACTGCGCCGTTGCCGGGAAGCCGGAATCTTCCTTAATGTCATGCAAATGATTTTCATTTTCATTTTCATTTTATATGGTATACTGGACGCAGCAGAGAAAGGAAGGAGGGAACGATCATGTTAGACAGAACGGGTGAATGGTGCTTTGAAGGCGGCTGCACCTACCTGAATATGACGGAACGGAGCGACATGAGAGAGGATGAAACGGCTAGCGAGGAACTGGCAGCGCTGTACCGCGAACCGTGCCTCGGGATGTACGACTAGCGTGTCCGAAAGGGAGATGAGTGAGTTGGAAAAGCCCGCCTGGCGCGGGCTTTCTCATTGGCGGCATCGGGAGGGACACCGCGGAAAAGCTTGCAATTCCCGACACCGCCACCTACAGTTGATTCCGTATCCCGGCGGCGTCGCGGGAGACGCTCACCCCACCGCGAAAGGAATCCTCATGCACAAGATCGAACCGGCGACCCTGGAATCGGGGAACGATATTTCCATGCTGCGGACCCTGGGGATCAGTCTCCGGGAGATCGGCGACCGCTACGCCCTCATGGAGGTGACGGTCGACGCCAGCCACCGGAACTACTTCGGCGGCGCCCACGGCGGGCTGATCGCCACGCTGATGGACACCGTTTCCTTCTTCCCCCGGCCGCTTCTCCCCTCCGGCAAATCCTGCACCACGACCAACCTCGCCATCACCTACGTCCGCCCGGCCGCTCTCGGCGACGTCCTGACCGCCCGCGCCGAGCTGCAGCACCTCGGGCGCCGGCTGGCGAGCATCGCCGTCACGGTGACCAATCAGCAGCACAAGCTGGTTGCCCACGGCACGACGACTCTGATGGTCTCATCGTAGGCGGCGCGGCAACGGCGCTATCGTGCCCTGCCGCACCCGTTCACCGTGCCGGCTGCCGCTTCTCGTGGGCCTTCCGGCCGTGCACCCGTTCGTAGGCCTTGCAGAACGGGCAGATGTCCCCTTCGATGTTTTTGACGAAGTTGAAGACGACCCCCTGCTGGTAATGGCGGGCATGGAGGCAGACCGGGCAGCACTCGCAGACCTTGGCGAGCGCCCGATCCAGCGGGGTGACGGTTGTGGTGGGCATTGCCGGAACTCCTTCCGCGGAAATATCTTCTCGCCGGGTTCGGTTCGCTTACTCCCAGCGGTTCCAGTGAATCTTCTCCTGCTGCAGGGCCTCTGCTGCCAAGGGCGGTTTTTGTTCGGCCGGATGGCCGATGCCGAGGATGCAGGTCACCTTGAGCTGCTCCGGCAGCCCGAGCAGTTCCTGGACGTAGCGCTCGGCCGACGTTTCGCCGTCATGGGGCCGGTTGCGGATCTGCGCCCAGCAGCTGCCGAGCCCGAGCGATGCCGCGGTCAGCTGGATGATGATGGCGGCGATGGCCGTGTCTTCCACCCAGACGTCGGATCGGCTGCTGTCGGCGCAGACGACGATTGCCAGCGGGGCGTGTCGCAGGAACTGCGAGCCGTGCTGCTTGGCCTGCGCCAGCTTTTCGAGCGTTGCCGGATTGTCCACCAGGATGAAATGCCACGGGTTGTTCCCCCGCGAGGAGGGGGCCCGCAGGGCTGCTTCGACGAGGGTTGCCACGGTGTGCCGGTCGATTTTTTCGGCGGTGAAGGCACGGATGCTGCGGCGGTGACGGAGTAGTTCGATCATGGGACCTCCCTGACAACAGTGCCCCGGGCCAGTCTGGCGGCTGGCGAGGGGGCCGGCGGCACGAAGCGGCCGGCGGCGAACCTGTGCCCGAGGATAGCGCATTTTACTGCCGGACGAAAGGCCCTTCTGGCGTTCGCCTCAATCGGCATACCACCGGGCGGATAGCGCGGTGCTCCTTGGGGCGCCGGCAGACCGCAGGGGCTGGGCCCGCTGCGGTCTGCCGGCGCTTCGTTGACCTTCGTTTTTCGCCGCGTTTCTCTGCGGCAAATGCTTTAGTGCGAAGAACCTGCTTTGCTCCGGTCAGTCCCCACCCGCTCGACTCACCGCCCGGTCAGTTCCTCCAGCTTTTCCGGGTAGCGGTTTCCCTGCACGGTGATCTGCGCGGCGGCGCTGTCGATCTCGGCCAGGTCGCCGACGGTGAGCTCGACGCTCACGGCACCGATATTTTCCTCCAGCCGCGCCAGCTTCGTGGTGCCGGGAATCGGCACGATCCACGGCTTTTGGGCCAGGAGCCAGGCAAGGGCGATCTGGGCCGGCGTGGCGTTCTTCTGCGCGGCGATCCTCGCCAACAGTTCGACCATGGCCCGGTTCGCCTGCAGCGCCTCCGGCGTGAACCGGGGGAGGCTGGAGCGGAAGTCGCTGCTGGCGAAGGTGGTCTTCTCGTCCATCTTCCCGGTGAGGTACCCCTTGCCGAGCGGGCTGTAGGGAACGAGGCCGATCCCCAGCTCTTCGAGGGTTGGGATGATTTCCGCCTCCGGCCGGCGCCACCAGAGCGAGTATTCGCTCTGCAGCGCCGCCACCGGCTGGACGGAGTGGGCGCGGCGGATCGTCCGGGCACTGGCCTCGGAGAGGCCGAAGTGCCTGACTTTCCCTGCCGCGATCAACTCCTTGACGGCGCCGGCCACCTCTTCGATGGGGACGTCCGGATCGACCCGGTGCTGATAGAAGAGGTCGATCACCTCGGTCCGAAGGCGCTTCAGCGATGCTTCGGCCACCGCCTTGATGTGCGCCGGCCGGCTGTTGAGGACCGGCGTGCCCCCCTTCATCGCCCGGGGATCGACGCTGGTGTCGAAGCCGAACTTGGTGGCGATCACCACCCGGTCGCGCAGCGGGGCGAGCGCCTCGCCGACCAGTTCCTCATTGATGAACGGACCGTAGACCTCGGCGGTATCGAAGAAGGTGATTCCCCGCTCCACGGCGGCTCGCAGCAGGGCGATCATCTCCTGTTTGTCTTTCGGCGGGCCGTAGGAAAAACTCATCCCCATGCAGCCGAGGCCGAGGGCCGAAACTTCCAGCCCGCTCTTTCCCAAGGTACGTTTGTGCATTGTTTCTCTCCTTTCTCCGGTTGAAGGTTAACGTTTGTTCTTACATGTCGAGCTTGCGCAGCCATTTGGCCAACTGCGGTTGCGCTGCCTTGACGGCCTCGCCCCGCACCGCCAGCCCCTCAAGGACGGTTGACTGCGGGCAGAGCCGGGCGATCTCCGTGACGCTTCGCCCCAGGCCGCCTCCGCCGTGGGTGATGAACGGCACGATCGCTTTTCCCGCCAGATCGTAGGTGCTCAGAAAGGTCATCACCGGCGGCGCGATCGTGTTCCACCAGTTGGGCGAGCCGACGAAGATGACATCGTAGGCCTCGATCCCGGCCACGCTTGTTTGCAGCGCCGGTTTATAGCCTGCCTGCAGCTCCCGCTTTGCCTGGTTGACGACCGCGGTGTAATCCCCGGGGTAAGGCGTTGCCGGGATCAGCTCGGCGAAATCGCCGCCGACCGCTGCGTGGACCAGCCTGGCGCACTCCCGGGTATTGCCGGAATGGGAGTAGCAGACGGTCAAGACGTTCCAGATCACCCTCTCTGCCGTGTTTCGTTCGTTGTTCATCACACCCTCTCTTCTTTTGCGCCGGGCGGTGCCCGCTCGATGGGTATACCGTACCGCCGATGGGACAACAGGCGGTAGATCAATCCTGTTGATATCTTGCCTGATCATCCGATGAGCCGGATATTGTGTTGCAAAAAGTAAGGCGGCGCGGCTAGAATCTAAGGAGTCAACTAGGGGAAATGAGGTGGTTATGCTGAAAATAAGCGATACAGCGTTCGACGTTGCGGTGACGGCGTTACGGGACTGCATTGCCCGATGGACCGAGGGGGGCGAGCAGTATGTAACCGCCGTCCCGGGGTTGTCACTGTTCCGGCGGATCGAGCCGACCGAGCCGGTCAGCGGCATGTATGAACCGAGCATCTGCCTGGTCGTTCAAGGGGCCAAGCGGGTTCTTTTGGGAGATGACACCTATGTCTACGACCCGCGCCACTACCTGATTACCTCCGTCCATCTCCCGACAGTGGTGCAGATTATCGAAGCGAGCCCGGAGAGGCCGTACCTGGGGCTCAGGTTGCTGCTGGACCAGCGGGAGATTGCGCAGCTGATGGCGGACAGCAACCTGCCGCCGCCGCAGCCGCAGCAATCGAGCCGCGGCATGGCAACCGGCGAGATCACGCTGCCGCTCGTCACCGCTTTTCAACGCCTGCTCGATCTGCTGGCCGACGAACAGGACATCCCCATTCTGTCGCCGGTCATCCAGCGGGAGATCATCTACCGGCTGCTGGTGGGTGAGCAGGGGGAGCGGCTGCGCCAGATCGCCTCGGCGGGGAGCCAGAGCCAGCGGATAGCGCGGGCGATCGAATGGCTGAAATGCAATTTCGCCCTACCGTTCCGGATCGACGACCTCGCGGCCGAGGCCCGGATGAGCGCCTCGACCTTCCATCATCACTTCCGGTCGATGACCGCCCTGAGCCCGCTGCAGTACCAGAAACAGCTGCGGTTGCAGGAAGCGCGGCGTTTGATGCTGGCCGAACACCTGGATGCGGCGACGGCGGCGTTCCAGGTCGGCTACGAGAGCCCGTCCCAGTTCAGTCGCGAGTACAACCGCCTGTTCGGAGCGCCGCCGCTGCGCGATATCTCGAAACTGCGCCAGATGGCCAGCGCTGCCGGGGCGGTCCGCCTGCCGGGGTAGGTCAGTTCTCCCCGTTCCGGGTTCGGAGTCGCTCCCGGTCCCGCTGG contains:
- a CDS encoding flavodoxin encodes the protein MNNERNTAERVIWNVLTVCYSHSGNTRECARLVHAAVGGDFAELIPATPYPGDYTAVVNQAKRELQAGYKPALQTSVAGIEAYDVIFVGSPNWWNTIAPPVMTFLSTYDLAGKAIVPFITHGGGGLGRSVTEIARLCPQSTVLEGLAVRGEAVKAAQPQLAKWLRKLDM
- a CDS encoding L,D-transpeptidase family protein, whose product is MADRWNGWGGRRAPLAIGIVAALLLLAGCGHFNETRQAKPTFAEADRLFNQGSYQESLDKYRQIVGAWPMTGDRALFEMGIVYSYPKNERKDYEQALACFRKVVAEYPASDYRANSETMIFYLTNAPLKDRTIAAQQTQLDTLRRELAGKDDELAALRQKIAELEKNVFAYAIEKPAIDKIVIEKGARRLMLLCRGEVLKSYRIALGGNPVGPKERRGDNKTPEGTYVIDSRNHDSRYHCALHISYPNERDKKRARELGVSPGGDIMIHGVKNGYEWVGDAQAAADWTKGCIAVTDREIDEIDKLVANGTAVEIRP
- a CDS encoding Lpp/OprI family alanine-zipper lipoprotein; protein product: MKKTLVLFSMMLVLPATLIGCATSGELEKVQADQRLLDAKVQQAVQDAQAAKAAADAAKVKADDATARADNAIKAAEERERIADEKAKQADLAFQKSMRK
- a CDS encoding nitroreductase family protein → MIELLRHRRSIRAFTAEKIDRHTVATLVEAALRAPSSRGNNPWHFILVDNPATLEKLAQAKQHGSQFLRHAPLAIVVCADSSRSDVWVEDTAIAAIIIQLTAASLGLGSCWAQIRNRPHDGETSAERYVQELLGLPEQLKVTCILGIGHPAEQKPPLAAEALQQEKIHWNRWE
- a CDS encoding PaaI family thioesterase codes for the protein MHKIEPATLESGNDISMLRTLGISLREIGDRYALMEVTVDASHRNYFGGAHGGLIATLMDTVSFFPRPLLPSGKSCTTTNLAITYVRPAALGDVLTARAELQHLGRRLASIAVTVTNQQHKLVAHGTTTLMVSS
- a CDS encoding aldo/keto reductase is translated as MHKRTLGKSGLEVSALGLGCMGMSFSYGPPKDKQEMIALLRAAVERGITFFDTAEVYGPFINEELVGEALAPLRDRVVIATKFGFDTSVDPRAMKGGTPVLNSRPAHIKAVAEASLKRLRTEVIDLFYQHRVDPDVPIEEVAGAVKELIAAGKVRHFGLSEASARTIRRAHSVQPVAALQSEYSLWWRRPEAEIIPTLEELGIGLVPYSPLGKGYLTGKMDEKTTFASSDFRSSLPRFTPEALQANRAMVELLARIAAQKNATPAQIALAWLLAQKPWIVPIPGTTKLARLEENIGAVSVELTVGDLAEIDSAAAQITVQGNRYPEKLEELTGR
- a CDS encoding AraC family transcriptional regulator; this translates as MLKISDTAFDVAVTALRDCIARWTEGGEQYVTAVPGLSLFRRIEPTEPVSGMYEPSICLVVQGAKRVLLGDDTYVYDPRHYLITSVHLPTVVQIIEASPERPYLGLRLLLDQREIAQLMADSNLPPPQPQQSSRGMATGEITLPLVTAFQRLLDLLADEQDIPILSPVIQREIIYRLLVGEQGERLRQIASAGSQSQRIARAIEWLKCNFALPFRIDDLAAEARMSASTFHHHFRSMTALSPLQYQKQLRLQEARRLMLAEHLDAATAAFQVGYESPSQFSREYNRLFGAPPLRDISKLRQMASAAGAVRLPG